atttttttatgctgactactcttctgaattTCCTAACTACATACGTCCACCCTCCCGCAGTAACGatgcacatgactttctatttCTGCTCATCCCTGaattatccaaatcccttatgcaagatcaGCATCCTTCTTTCATCTCGTTCTGTGGTAAACTCGAACAGCCttcttttgtctgtatttcctcctgcctatgacttggaaCCCTTCAAGAAGGGAGTATCAAGCcatctctccttccgaaattaacCATTTCTTCTGGTCACtcagttctgttttcttttgctgGAGCGGCGCTTAAAgggattttttttatacagtGTTTAGtccttttttacccttgagctgcttccgttacTGTAAAAATGTGCAGCATATACCACTTCTCACAAGGGGGCAGCACCGTGGTAACGCTCACGAGCCGCCACCATACTCACCACACCTCGGCCACCTGCACGTGCACACCTGTGAGTCCCACCACCCAcctgcaccgccaccaccaatcaGACACGCCAGTCCTTGTCGACACACCGGCTTTGTCTGCGTCAGCCGGTGGGGTCGGTCTGTCGACACCCTCTTCATGGGCCGTCCCCCGACAAAGACTCACGGCCCCTCAGCGAGGGATCATAATACTTAAAAACATCAccaacaaccaccaacaacaacactgccaccatcaccactacttctgCGGATGCAAATACTTCCCtaactctctttcttcccttcacacacacacacacacacacacacacctatatgtgtgtgtgtgtgtatatatatatatatatatatatatatatatatatatatatatatatatatatatatatatatatatatatatatatatatatatatatatatatatatatatatatatatctatataaaaatatatatatatatatatatatatatatattttttttttttttacattgttgcctattgcgccggtaggcatcttcccggtggggcctgatggtcggcccaaggcttcttccaggtggggcttgatggtcggcccagcccgttctggcgcaggcagtgtttatagtggcgccatcttgcatacatacattatatatatatatatatatatatatatatatatatatatatatatttatatatatatatatatatatatatatatatatatatatatatatatatatatatatatatatatatatatatatatatatatatatatatatatatatatatatatatatatatatatatatatatatatatatatatatatatatatatatatatatatatatatatatatatatatatatatataaggctgtGTCTCGGGAGCGTTATGGTCATTACAGGGAAAGGAAACTCAGAATACAGTATATCAATTTCATATTTAGGACGGACTGTAACAAACTGCATATTGGAGGTTCACAAAccgacaaaaatatatataaaaaaaggcttAGAAATAAGTTAGAAGAAAATGCCAAAATACGTGTTGTCATGTTGACACGGTCGAGTggtggcgagggagggaaggagggggatggcATAGTTTTAGAGcaggagaggagggggtgggggggggaggaaggaaaggcgctTTGGAATGGTGGAGGGAATGTTGTTGCTGCACAACTGTTCGCCTTGACTGTAGGACGGAACGAAGGGCGGTGAGAGAGAGCATGGACAGACAGCAAGGTGGCGGAAGTCTCAACAGATTCAGGAAACGCTTTCTAGAGTTCTTATTGAAGGAAAAGAATCTCTCCTGAAAACTCATGTCTGGTAGATCAGCCCAACCAGACTGGAGGCCGGTCTGCTGGACTGAGCTGGGCTGAGTTAGGACGTTAAGGCTTCTCCGGCCAGGCTTGGCGGGAGTGGGACCGGCCCGAGGCTCCCTCGCGCTACCTACAGTGAGATCATGGTGGCCGGCTGGCGTGCAGGGCCGCGGGGCTGAGGCTGCGACTACAGCAGGCagggaaggcggcggcggcggcggcggcagtgatAAACGACCAAGAGTGAGGAGGAGCCAAGTTCTGAGTAGGGAGGAGCTTGGCTTTTCGTGACCTGAAAAGTTTCAGTTTCTGGCGAAATTTCAGGGACTTGAGTGTTGAAGTGAGCCAGAGGAAGGCGAGTGGCAGGTGGTGGCCGGCAGGTGAGGCGCCTCACCTGTAGGCCGAGCGGTGCAGACGCCAGCTGAGGCACGGCTAAAGCACCTGAACACCGCGGGTCTCACATTCATTAATTAATGTCCTTTCACTAGAAAAAATACGACCAATGTGGCCTAAACAGTAGGACCTTTAAGGTGACCAATGTGGCCTAAAGTGACCGTTGCCCTCGCTTAGTGTGGCTGGGAAAGCAAACCCTAAACACGCGGCACAATTTTATAGACGGAGTTGTCGCGTGTCACGTGCTGCAAGAGGCGGTGACCCCCGACGCGGCGGCCTCTGCCTCCCACCTGTCCTTCCTGCGGCTTCCCGCTCGCCGGCTATAGCTCCTCCTTGGGCGGGGTGAGGCGGCCCGGCATGAGGGTGACCACgcttgaggaggaggtggctgctACTTCTTCCTTGGAGGTTGGTTTGGAGGCTGGGTCGGGATCCACCAATGAGATCCTCGACTTGACTCTGCAGAGAAATAATCCTGTTAGAGAAAATTTAACCAGAGTGAAGCACGATAGCAACACAGCAGCGGCCCTTCACTGCCTGGGTCGTGTTAGGCACCGCCGCAGGAGTGTGTGGCCGCAGCACTGCCTCAGCTCCCCTATCAGAGTATCGAACAACATATATAAACATGAATATAAAGAGCAAATCGGCATCGAGAGTTTGTCTTAATAAACATCGTAAAACGTAAGAACCAttcagtatgaaaaaaaaaaaaattggctgcCACATCGGCAACGATAACGGAACATCAGAACAAAGGGTAGACACTAATTTATAATGGAATCTTTGTACTCCTTGACTGCACCTTTactctccctaccccttcccctctttcagcCCTTACCCGACGAGAGAGGCGTTGACGGTGACCTGGTCGTGGCATCGGAGGTCGAAGGCCAGGTCGCCGGGAAAGATCAGGTCATCGTCATGCTGCACCACCACTGTGTTGACATAGGCGCCCAGCTGGCTGTCCTGCGGGGCGATAGAGGGCGAGGGTGAGcttggaggaaggaaacaaaggcgGCTGGCTGGAGATCCATGACCGCCAGGGGTATACGGTTTTCACATCAgtctctaccctccctccctccctccctccctcctttttttgttgctctctctctctctctctctctctctctctctctctctctctctctctcactgacacacacacacacacacacacacacacacacacacacacactcacgtattTAGTGGCGCAGTCCTTGTAAGAGAACTTGAGAGCAAACTCTTTGCCCCCAGAGGCGTCGAGGAAGCAGGGGCCGCGGCGGGTGTGGAAGCTCCCCCTGGTGTACACGACGCCCTCGAAGTCCTCCTCCAGGCGGATCACGAAGGCCATGGTCTCGTCCTCGCAGTCCAGCACGACACGCGAGTACCCGGCGTCACGCACTCCGATCCTCACATGGTTGCCCAGGTCCTCTTTCCACTCAGCTGCGGGACAACGAAAAAACAGGAACGTCAGACAAAGATGAGAGTGACTTCAAGCTCGTATTTTAGACTAAAGAtgcggaaggaggaaggaaaaaaggaagaggcgaTGCATTTGCCATGAGAAAAATCCTGCTCTATATCCGTATTTCAGAATAGAGaggcaaaaaaaggaagagagaaaggaaaaatgaagaggcgATACATTTGTCACGCTAAAAATCCCGCTTTATCTCCGATtaaagatgcagaagaagaaggaaagaaagaacgcgTTGCTATTGCCACTTAAAAACGCCGCCCAAACATCCCTGACCCATTTTGACCCTTTAGCGGTATTGGTGGTGCAAGAAAACTTTTAAGAGCACTAAAAACTGCGTCAAAGACTATGATTTACGGCCACCTTTAGCAGGTGCCGCCATAACCCCCATTCAGTCCTTGTATTCTCCCCTTAAGCGGTACCTTGCAGGCCccaggaggtaaggagagaaggaagcaatACCCAGAAAAGGTTCTTAGTGGCCAGTGTACCGTAAGTGCTCGGGTGGCACCACTCCTGACCAGCCTTGACGCCGCCGCCTTGTTCGCCTTGTGCTCAAAATCGGAAATTCAGGAAATATCTATTGAACTACGGAGTGAGGCCAGGCCAGGAATGCCAGGCGGCCCATGCAGCGCTGGGCACCTGGCGCCTCGTTGGTGTGCAGGTGAACAGAGTCTCACAGCCACCCGTCGCGAGGCACAAGGTCGGGCGTTTCTCCATTCAAAGAGTTCAGAGAGAGttcaatgagggaaaaaaaactcGAAATAGTCATGGTCGGTGTGTGGCGGAGATGATGCATCGCGGCGGGAGAGTAACGCGGAGAATAATAAATAACTACTACGTCCTTGCTGCTGTTGTGTATTGGTGTgtacgtgtttatttatttattttctcaggaGACCGTCCAAGGGCAAAATCAAATGGTAAAGGAAACATCtgctccataaaaaaaaaagctgaaggaCATTGACCAAATCTAGTTCCGGAGGTTCGAGcatctattattactattactattattattattattattattattattattatcatcatcattgttactacttccactactactactactactactactactactgttatcgtACACACCAATACCAGCAAAGTTAGTATTGCGTCAGTGCCCGCCAGCCTGCCCCAAATCTATTTCTCCCTCAGGGCCGCGCATGGGTGAGTGGGCATAACGGAAAGCCGAGATATGAGAACCCAACGGGAGGAAGTCTCACCGCGGCGCACTCAGGGCTGCTTCGTGGCGCCAACCCGACACCCGCGGCCTTGCTGAGCGCTCACGAGAAGGCTGCGCAACCATTTAACACAGCGGGAGGAAAGTTGTTTGCAAGGCTCACTCTGTTTTACCTGTCATCCGGGAGTGATGATGGggttaggagaaggagaaaaattaagACGAAATTGATTCAAATGGTTCGTTTTCTCTTGCTTCTCATTCCTTTATGCGATTATAAATGATGACAGTGCTAACGAGAACACTACGGatcatattcttaaaacatttcgggGCCCTAGCACACACATTgaacaagtctttcgtaggagttgtgggcattttcaggagtagctttatgaccctggtggtagtttgacaaagcctctgtaccgtgaacgtgaaaaaaatactcatgagaatGCGTTTAATCTTCTcgtcggtctttggaaatagttgatgtaagaggtgGGTGCGTTTAAGAATACCAACTTACATCATCATTTCTACTTGGGGATGTCCAGTGAAAGAGGATTTTATAGACAAGGTATATTTTCATCTTGCTCCCCATCCTTTTATAGGGTTCAAAGGGATAATATTGCTTACGACAACACCACATCACTACTTTTACTCGAGGTTTTCCGTTGAGAGAGGAATTCATTGACAAGGTAtattttcaccttcctcttcctccttctat
Above is a window of Eriocheir sinensis breed Jianghai 21 chromosome 8, ASM2467909v1, whole genome shotgun sequence DNA encoding:
- the LOC126995752 gene encoding uncharacterized protein LOC126995752; this encodes MFGEVDAWRIKTVLVGLLALTTSAAEWKEDLGNHVRIGVRDAGYSRVVLDCEDETMAFVIRLEEDFEGVVYTRGSFHTRRGPCFLDASGGKEFALKFSYKDCATKYDSQLGAYVNTVVVQHDDDLIFPGDLAFDLRCHDQVTVNASLVGVKSRISLVDPDPASKPTSKEEVAATSSSSVVTLMPGRLTPPKEEL